The following coding sequences are from one Gigantopelta aegis isolate Gae_Host chromosome 15, Gae_host_genome, whole genome shotgun sequence window:
- the LOC121389753 gene encoding leucine-rich repeat extensin-like protein 5 — protein MATLSLGSRGRVILASRDKKQQQTFTRQLSRHLTHPATLPLDTTPISPLSFQINSQPRDSATRPTANLDPLPSDPLPISPLSLQTHRQPRPSPSRPHPPTSPFRPTANLATLPPDPPPTSILSLQTHHQPSHSPSRPTANLNPLPPDPPPTSTLSLQSHYQPRHSPSRPTPNLAILPPNPSPTSPLSL, from the exons aTGGCAACGCTGTCGCTTGGATCTCGTGGCCGCGTGATTCTCGCATCGcgagataaaaaacaacaacaaacattcacGCGTCAACTGAGCCG ACACCTCACCCATCCCGCAACTCTCCCTCTGGACACTACTCCCATCTCGCCCCTTTCCTTCCAGATTAACAGCCAACCTCGCGACTCTGCCACCAGACCCACCGCCAACCTCGACCCTCTCCCTTCAGACCCACTGCCAATCTCGCCACTCTCCCTTCAGACCCACCGCCAACCTCGACCCTCTCCCTCCagaccccacccacccacctctcCATTCAGACCCACCGCCAACCTCGCCACTCTCCCTCCAGACCCGCCGCCAACATCAATCCTGTCTCTCCAGACCCACCACCAACCTAGCCACTCTCCCTCTAGACCCACCGCCAACCTCAACCCTCTCCCTCCAGACCCACCGCCAACCTCGACCCTCTCCCTACAGTCCCACTACCAACCTCGCCACTCTCCCTCCAGACCCACCCCCAACCTCGCCATTCTCCCTCCAAACCCATCGCCAACCTCACCACTCTCCCTCTAG